The genomic DNA TCACAGAAGTCTATCGTGTTGGAGGGGCTCAGGCTGTTGCTGCTCTGGCGTACGGAGTCGAAGGAATCGAGCGTGTCGATAAGATCGTCGGTCCCGGAAATCTGTTTGTAGCACTCGCGAAACGTCATGTGTTTGGTGAAGTCGATATCGACAGCATTGCTGGACCAAGCGAAGTGATCGTTCTGGCAGACGAAACCGCGAATCCGAAATTTGTCGCCAGCGATTTGATCTCACAGGCAGAACACAGCCCCGGTTCAGGAGTTCTCATTACCTGGCATGCCCCGCTGATCGATGCTGTGCGAACGGAACTTGAACGACAACTCAATCTGTTAAGTCGCGGTGATCTGGCAAAGCAGTCACTTGAGGATTATGGAGCACTCATTCTGGCTCGCAGCGAACAGGAAGCAGCTGAACTGACAGACCTGATGGCAACCGAGCATTTGCACATTTCGACAAACGATCCCGAAGCGATGCTCAGTCGCGTCCAAAACGCAGGAGCGATTTTCCTCGGTCATTACACTCCGGTTGCGATAGGGGATTATGTAGCTGGTCCGTCTCATGTTTTACCGACCGGAGGGACTGCCCGTTTTGCGAATGGTCTTTGTGCGAACGACTTTCTAAAACGGTCATCAATCATCTCGTACAATAAAGCAGCACTGGAAGCAGATGCCCACGACGTTCGCATGATGGCAGATAAAGAAGGACTGACGGCACATCGTTCCAGTGTTGATCTCAGACTTGAAGATGAATCATAAGCGTTATTGAGGCGATTTCATCAGCAATCTTTCGCCGGTCACCTGTAGGCTCCGGAAACTGAAAACGGTCCATGGAAAATTCCACCTCATACCCAGCATCGTCAAGTTCAGCGACTGAACGCTGGAATGTGTTTCTGGAGATGGCGGTCACCGTTTCTCGTGCGTCAGGCGGGGCGATTTGGAACGTTCAACAACGACAGCCTGTTCTGCAATCACAGTATCAATTGGGATCGCAACGACTCGATACGGTTCACGAGCAGTGGCCCGGTCATGTCGAGAGTTTGGCTCGAGTAATTCAAACTGGGAAGTCGCAGTCACTTAAAGCGAAATTCGAGCAGGCGAATGGTTCCAGTACCTTGCGACTGCTGTTGTTTCCAATTTTGTCTGGTCAAGCAGTTGAGAATATACTCGAACTCTTCCTGCCTGAACAAAGTGAACTGGCAGACTCTCAAATTGAAAGCAGTGTGCAACAGTTGCTTGTTTGGGCAACTCCATCGAGCGAGGCGAGAACGAATTCCAACGCGATGGAATTTGCCACTTGGCTGGCGCACATCCATCAACACCTTGATGTCGCTAAAACTTGCTACACGATTACGAATGAAACACGCCTCTGGTCAGGTTGGGACCGACTTAGCCTGCTGCTCGCAGAGGGGAAATTGTTTCGCCTGAAATCGGTCAGCGGCGTGGATGCTCTTGATCCGAGGTCGACGACGGTCAGCACGTTAGAAAGTGTTGCGCAACAGGCATTGAGCCAGTCTCGCGAGACCATTGTCTCAAGCGAGAGTGATCCCAAGTCGTTTCTTCAAGACTATCACGACCGCACCCAAGCGAAGCAAGTTGCGCTGATTCCGCTACTGGGAAGAGTCCACTCTTCGAATCGTGAAGTGATCGGAGTTCTGGTTTGTGATCGATTTGAAGATTCATACGGGAAGGTCCAAACGGTCGAGGATCTGGAAATTTCTTGCCATCACATCGCTGTCGCTCTGGAACATGCTCTGAGATATGAGGATGTGCAAGTTAGCCCTCTGCGACGGTGCGTGCGGCGCGCTTTTTCACAGCGATTCGTGAAAATTATTTCTGTGTCTGCCCTGTTCGTACTGGCGGGTTTCTTTCTGAGCCTGTGGCCAGCGACGTTGACGGTCACAGGAACTGGATTTCTAGAACCGCAGAAGACACGAGATGTCTTCGCAATTTCAAACGGCCTGATCGAAAAGCTTCATGTGACACAGGGAGAGACAGTTGCAGAATCTGATGAACTTCTGACTCTCAGAAGTCCGGAACTGGATCTCGAGGTCAACCGCATTCAGGGAGAATTAACAACAGTCAGGCAGCAGATTGATGATCTGGTGAAAATCCGGAGCGATCCAAGGCGAGCGAATGAGATGCGACAATCCTCTGCGGAGCTTGCTGCTCGCGGAGAGGAACTCAAAACCGTTGAAATTGGACTCCAGAGACAGTTGGATTTGATGAAGCGGCAATCGAAAGAGCTCATCTTGAGAAGTCCAATGAGTGGGGAAGTGATCACTTCGAATTTGGAGTCAATTCTCTCGTCGAATCGACCTGTGACGCGTACTGATCGCCTGTTACGAATCGCTGACCTGACAGGAGACTGGATTGCGAAGCTGCATGTCGATCATCGAGACATTGGTCCGGTTCTTGAAGCGTATCGGTCTCAGGCAGCGACGGTCACATTTTTGACTGCGGACGCGGCAGAATCGTCAAAGGAAGCCATTTTGCAAAGTGTCGCGCCGTCTGTCTCGACGGACGCGATCTCTGGTTCGACACTTGTTTTTGACGCTGAGGTCAAACGTTCAGTGATTCCCGATGCGAAACCGGGAACAACGATTCTGTTTCGAATCGACTGCGGAAAGGCTCCGATTGGTTACGTCTGGTTCCGAAGATTGATTGACCGTCTCCACGGATGGTGGACGTTACGCTGAGTGATTCACGAAAGACTTTCGCCACAGGCTTGGCCTCTCCTGCAAAAAGTATCAGCGGTTTTATGAGTTCTGCCTGATCAGCCAGAGCATCAATCCTTTGGCTAAATGCATACGGTTTTCGGCTTGATCGAATACGATGCTGCGAGGGTCGTTCATCGCTTCATCGGTCACTTCAAGACCTCGTCGAGCAGGCAAGCAGTGCAGGAAGAAAACATCTTTTCCGGCGGCGTCGAGGAGTTCAGTGTTCACTTGGAATTCTGCGAACTCGGCGGCGCGTTTTTCCTTCTCGTCTTCTTGGCCCATGCTGGCCCAAACATCGGTGTAGATGACATCTGCACCTTGAACAGCTGCGTGCGGGTCGTTGGTCTGGTTTAACTTCAGTGATGAGAATTCGGTAGTTGCCTGCTGCACAAATTCGTCTTGCAACCAATAGCCTTCGGGAGCAGCAATTGTGATATCAGCACCCACATGACCTGCAGCGAGCGCGAGAGATTTCGCGACGTTATTGCCATCTCCAACGTAGA from Thalassoglobus polymorphus includes the following:
- the hisD gene encoding histidinol dehydrogenase, coding for MSLNIPTIDCSQGDAQQLFAELREKLSPGGGDVVSEAGRQRTIDLFGEPLTPQQVVEKICSDVREEGLKALLHYTEKLDRKELSGETIRVSQEELAAAHAQAEPDFLETVRDIRDNVMEFQQEILSQDASVIRTDGAALIELRQRYLPLRRVGICVPGGAAAYPSTVLMTAVPAQAAGVKEIAIVVPPTEFGGYNIDMLATCHELGITEVYRVGGAQAVAALAYGVEGIERVDKIVGPGNLFVALAKRHVFGEVDIDSIAGPSEVIVLADETANPKFVASDLISQAEHSPGSGVLITWHAPLIDAVRTELERQLNLLSRGDLAKQSLEDYGALILARSEQEAAELTDLMATEHLHISTNDPEAMLSRVQNAGAIFLGHYTPVAIGDYVAGPSHVLPTGGTARFANGLCANDFLKRSSIISYNKAALEADAHDVRMMADKEGLTAHRSSVDLRLEDES
- a CDS encoding efflux RND transporter periplasmic adaptor subunit; protein product: MENSTSYPASSSSATERWNVFLEMAVTVSRASGGAIWNVQQRQPVLQSQYQLGSQRLDTVHEQWPGHVESLARVIQTGKSQSLKAKFEQANGSSTLRLLLFPILSGQAVENILELFLPEQSELADSQIESSVQQLLVWATPSSEARTNSNAMEFATWLAHIHQHLDVAKTCYTITNETRLWSGWDRLSLLLAEGKLFRLKSVSGVDALDPRSTTVSTLESVAQQALSQSRETIVSSESDPKSFLQDYHDRTQAKQVALIPLLGRVHSSNREVIGVLVCDRFEDSYGKVQTVEDLEISCHHIAVALEHALRYEDVQVSPLRRCVRRAFSQRFVKIISVSALFVLAGFFLSLWPATLTVTGTGFLEPQKTRDVFAISNGLIEKLHVTQGETVAESDELLTLRSPELDLEVNRIQGELTTVRQQIDDLVKIRSDPRRANEMRQSSAELAARGEELKTVEIGLQRQLDLMKRQSKELILRSPMSGEVITSNLESILSSNRPVTRTDRLLRIADLTGDWIAKLHVDHRDIGPVLEAYRSQAATVTFLTADAAESSKEAILQSVAPSVSTDAISGSTLVFDAEVKRSVIPDAKPGTTILFRIDCGKAPIGYVWFRRLIDRLHGWWTLR
- the argF gene encoding ornithine carbamoyltransferase, whose protein sequence is MRHLTSLFDLSSQEVQEILDLANKLKAETKSGTRNPYCAGRVVTQVFEKPSLRTRVSFEAGISQLGGTSIFLSAKDAGLHGRETLEDISKVLGGYSDIIILRTFSQKLIETVAEHSGSSVINALSDDYHPCQALTDVMTINEHLGTAKGKKIVYVGDGNNVAKSLALAAGHVGADITIAAPEGYWLQDEFVQQATTEFSSLKLNQTNDPHAAVQGADVIYTDVWASMGQEDEKEKRAAEFAEFQVNTELLDAAGKDVFFLHCLPARRGLEVTDEAMNDPRSIVFDQAENRMHLAKGLMLWLIRQNS